Proteins encoded within one genomic window of Oryza brachyantha chromosome 7, ObraRS2, whole genome shotgun sequence:
- the LOC121054922 gene encoding uncharacterized protein LOC121054922 has protein sequence MATPKPAHASVAEGDREEKRSLLLGAEQQQQQLFSSSWSPVQDLKASSRLQAVFSSSVTTARCLCFPVLIWRIRRVPSHIQRRIVTTLSRKVRIPGMSCASCVVTALPGVARAVSDPFSCSLALARLVCPCGVVAPPAFVLCL, from the exons cCTGCACATGCATCGGTTGCTGAGGGAGatcgagaagaaaagaggagcttgctgcttggtgcagagcagcagcagcagcagttgttttcctcctcttg GTCACCGGTTCAAGATTTGAAGGCTAGTAGCAGGCTGCAAgctgttttctcttcttcggTGACAACAGCTCGGTGTCTTTGCTTCCCTGTTTTG ATTTGGAGAATCCGGAGAGTACCGAGCCATATCCAGAGGAGGATAGTGACTACCCTCAGCAGGAAG GTGAGGATTCCGGGTATGAGTTGTGCTTCTTGTGTGGTCACTGCTCTGCCGGGGGTGGCGAGGGCAGTGAGTGATCCCTTCTCTTGCAGCTTGGCTCTTGCCCGGTTGGTTTGCCCTTGTGGGGTTGTGGCACCGCCGGCTTTcgttttatgcttatga